TCGAGGAAGAAGTCGAACGGGTTGTAGACCGACATCTCGACCACGAGGTCCACCGTGACCTTGAATTCGGTGGTTTTCTCGGGGAACACCAGCCGCGCGAGGTAGTTGGCGAACGGGTCCTGCTGCCAGTTGATGAAGTGGTGGGCGGGCTCGACCTTCAGCGAATAGGAAATGATGTTGCTGCGGCAATGCGGCGCCGGCCGCAATCGGATCACCTGGGGGCCGAGCTGGACCGGACGGTCGTACCTGTAGTGGGTGACGTGATTCAGGGCGGCGTGGATGGACATGCGCTGGGCCTCGGTCTCGGTAGGTCTCGTGACGTTGCGGCGAAGCAAACCCTCGCCGAGCTGCATCCTAGCAAGAGCCGAGCCAGTCGGCACACTTTTCGTCTGGCCCGTTTAGCATGACGTCATGCAGAACACGGGGCATCAGGAGGGCGCCGCATGCGGCGGGCTGGAGGCGGCGCTGGCGGGCTTCGTGGCCGGCACGGCCCTGCAGCTGCAGCAGCCGGCCCTGTGGCCCTGGCCGGTCTATGCCGCTCTGGTTCTGGCGGCGCTGGCGCTGGGAGCTTGGCTCGTCATGCGCGCGGGGGCAGGGCGTGGCCGCCGCCGCTGGGCGTGGACGGCCCTGGTGGCTTTCGCGGCACTGGCGTTTGGCGGCTGCGGCCTGCGCGCGCTGGTCTTCACGGCCGGCGCGCTGCCGCCGGCGCTGGAGGGGCGCGACCTGGCCGTCACGGGCGTGGTGGCCGCCATGCCGCAGCGCAACGAGAGCGGCCTGCGCTTCAGGCTCGCGGTGGAATCGGCCCGGCTCGATGGCGTGCCTATCCGCCTGCCGCCGCTGCTGGAGCTCGGCTGGTATGGCGACGAGCGCGCGCAGCGCCAGCCTGGCGACCTGAAGGCCGGCGAGCGCTGGCAGATGACGGTGCGCCTCAAGGCGCCGCACGGCGGCAGCAACCCGCATGGCTTCGACTACGAGCTGTGGCTGTGGGAGCAGGGCGTGCAGGCCACCGGCTATGTGCGCAGCGGCGCGAAGGACCCGCCGCCCCGGCGCCTGGGCCAGACCTGGCGGCACCCGGTGGAGCGCGCCCGGCAGGCGGTGCGCGACGAGGTGTTCGAGCGCGTGGACGACCGCAAGAGCGCCGGCGTGCTGGCCGCATTGATCACGGGCGACCAGAACGCGATCGACCGCGCCGACTGGGACGTCTTTCGCGCCACCGGCGTGGCCCACCTCATGAGCATCTCGGGCCTGCACGTGACCATGTTCGCCTGGGTCGCGGCCGGGCTGGTGGGCTGGCTGTGGCGGCGCTCGGCCCGCCTGTGCCTGCTGTTCCCCGCGCCCGGCGCGGCCTGGATCGGCGGCGTGCTGCTGGCCGGGGCCTATGCCGTGTTCAGCGGCTGGGGCGTGCCCGCGCAGCGCACGCTCTGGATGCTGGCCACGGCGGCGCTGCTGCGCCTGAGCGGCCGGCGCTGGCCCTGGCCGCAGCAATGGCTGCTGGTCATGGCCGTGGTGGTGGCGGTCGATCCCTGGGCGCTGCTGCAGGCCGGCTTCTGGCTCAGCTTCGTCGCGGTCGGCGTTCTGTTTGCTACGGATTCAGGAGCAGGAAATGACCGCCCGACAAGGACATCGGGCCGATTTCTTTCATTTTTTCGGGAACAGTGGGTGATCACGCTGGCCTTGACGCCGCTGACCCTGCTGCTGTTCAGCCAGGTCTCGCTGGTGGGCCTGCTGGCCAATGCGCTGGCGATTCCCTGGGTGACGCTGGTGGTCACGCCGCTGGCCCTGCTCGGTGTGCTGTGGGCGCCGCTGTGGGGGCCGGCCGCCTGGGCGCTGCAGGCGCTGGCCGTGTTCCTGCAATGGCTGGCCGGCTGGCCCTGGGCCACGCTGTCCACCGCGACGCCGGCCCTGTGGGCCTCGGCCGCGGGCGTGCTGGGCGGGCTGCTGCTGGCGATGCGCCTGCCCTGGAGCCTGCGCGCGCTGGGCCTGCCGCTGCTGCTGCCCGTGCTGCTGTGGCAGGCGCCGCGGCCGGCGCCGGGCCAGTTCGAGCTGCTGGCGGCCGACATCGGGCAGGGCAATGCCGTGATCGTGCGCACCGCCGGCCACACCCTGGTGTTCGACGCCGGGCCGCGCTTCTCGCGCGAGAGCGATGCCGGCCACCGCGTGCTGGTGCCGCTGCTGCGCGCGCTGGGGGAACGGGTGGACACGCTGGTGCTGAGCCATCGCGACAGCGACCATACGGGCGGGGCCGCCGCCGTGCTCGCGATGCAGCCGCAGGCGGCGCTGCTCAGTTCCATCGAGGCCGGCCACGAGTTGCAGGCGCTGCGCCCGGCCACCCGCTGCGTGGCGGGCCAGAGCTGGGACTGGGATGGCGTGGCGTTCGAGGTGCTGCACCCGCAGGCCGGCGACTACGAAGCGCCGGCCAAGCCCAACGCCCTGAGCTGCGTGCTGCGCCTCTCGAACGGCGCCGCCACCGCGCTGCTCGCGGGCGACATCGAGGCGCCGCAGGAAGCGCGGCTGGTGCAGGACGCCGCCGCGCTGGAGGCCGATGTGCTGCTGGTGCCGCACCACGGCAGCCGCACCTCCTCCAGCGCCGCGTTCCTGGACGCCGTGCAGCCGCAGATCGCGCTGGTGCAGGCCGGCTACCGCAACCGCTTCGGCCACCCGGCACCGGCGGTGCTGGAGCGCTATGCGCAGCGCGACGTGCGCGTGGTGGATTCCGTGCACTGCGGGGCCGCCACCTGGAACTCCGACCAGCCGCAACGGCTGCGCTGCCAGCGCGAGGCCGGGCGGCGGTACTGGCATCACCTCGTGCCCTGAGAGCCTAGGTGAAAACACCGGCCTGGAACTTGCTAAGCTAGCGACAGGAGATGGTCTTATGCAGAAATTCGACGAGATGTATGCGAAGCTGCCCTATGACAGCGGCAGCGTGCGCGAGCATTACCGGGGCTACGGCCAGTGGCTGGCGCGCCAGCCGGGCGACACCATGCGGGCCCGGCGCGAAGAGGCGGAGCTGATCTTCCGGCGTGTCGGCATCACCTTCGCGGTCTATGGCGCCAAGGACGAGGACGGCGCCGGTACCGAGCGGCTGATCCCCTTCGACCTGATTCCGCGCATCATTCCGGCCCACGAATGGGCCAGCATGGAACGGGGCCTGGTGCAGCGCGTGACCGCGCTCAACCGCTTCATCCACGACGTCTACCACGAGCAGGAGATCATCAAGGCGGGCGTGATCCCGTCCGACCAGATCCTGCAGAACGCGCAGTTCCGCCCCGAGATGATGGGCGTCAACGTGCCGGGCGAGATCTACTCGCACATCTCGGGCATCGACATCGTGCGCGCGCCCAATGCCCGGGGCGAGGGCGAGTACTACGTGCTGGAAGACAACCTGCGCGTGCCCAGCGGCGTGAGCTACATGCTGGAAGACCGCAAGATGATGATGCGGCTGTTTCCCGACCTGTTCAGCCAGCATCGCGTGGCGCCCGTGGCGCACTACCCCGATCTGCTGCTGGAAACCCTGCGCGCCTCCTGCCCGGCGACCACGGCCGAGCCCACCGTGGTGGTGCTCACGCCCGGCATGTACAACAGCGCCTACTTCGAGCACGCCTTCCTGGCGCAGCAGATGGGTGTGGAGCTGGTCGAGGGCCAGGACCTGTTCGTCAAGGACAACTTCGTCTACATGCGCACCACGCGCGGCCCCAAGCGCGTGGACGTGATCTACCGCCGGGTGGACGACGACTTCCTCGACCCGCTGGTGTTCCGCCCCACCTCGACGCTGGGCTGCGCGGGCCTGCTCGGGGTGTACCGCGCCGGCAACGTGAGCATCTGCAATGCGGTGGGCACCGGCGTGGCCGACGACAAGTCGATCTATCCCTACGTGCCCAAGATGATCGAGTTCTACCTCGGCGAGAAGCCCATCCTCAACAACGTGCCCACCTACCAGTGCCGCAATTCGGAAGACCTGCAGTACACGCTGGCCCACCTCAAGGACCTGGTGGTCAAGGAGGTGCACGGCGCAGGCGGCTACGGCATGCTGGTGGGCCCGGCAGCCACCACGGCCGAGATCGAGGACTTCCGCCGGGCGCTGCTGGCCAACCCGGGCGGCTACATCGCGCAGCCCACCTTGAGCCTCTCGAGCTGCCCGACCTTCGTGGACAGCGGCATCGCGCCGCGCCACATCGACCTGCGCCCCTTCGTGCTCAGCGGCAAGGAGGTGCAGATGGTGCCCGGCGGCCTCACGCGCGTGGCGCTCAAGGAGGGCTCGCTGGTGGTGAACTCGTCGCAGGGCGGCGGCACCAAGGACACCTGGATCCTGGAGGAGGGGCCGCGCGTGGCGCCGCACCCGTCTCCCTCGCAATTCCAATCGCAATCGCAATCCGCATCATCGGCACCCAGGAGCTAAACCATGCTGAGCCGCACTGCCGACCACCTGTTCTGGATGTCCCGCTACACCGAGCGGGCAGAAAACACCGCACGCATGCTGGACGTGAACTACCAGACCTCGCTGCTGCCGCAGTCCGCCGCCGTGGCGCAGGTGGGCTGGCAGGGCCTGCTGTCGATCAGCGAGCTGCTGCCGTCCTATGGCGCGCTGTATGGCGAAGTCGCGTCCGACAAGGTGATGGAGTTCATGGTCAAGGACGAGGACAACCCCTCGTCCATCATCTCCTGCCTGCGCGCCGCGCGCGAGAATGCGCGCGCCGTGCGCGGCACGCTGACCACCGAGGTGTGGGAGACGCAGAACCAGACTTGGCTCGAAGTCAACCGCATGCTGCGCTCGGGTGAATTCGAGCGCGATCCGGGCCAGTTCTTCGAGTGGGTCAAGTTCCGCTCGCACCTCTCGCGCGGTGTCACCGTAGGCACCATGCTGATGGACGAGGCGCTGCACTTCATGCGCCTGGGCACCTTTTTGGAGCGCGCCGACAACACCGCGCGCCTGGTGGACGTGAAGTTCCACGCGGTGCAGAGCGATTTCTTCGGCGCCGCCACCGAGCAGGACCAGGAGTACGACTTCTACCACTGGAGCGCGATCCTGCGCAGCGTGAGCGGCTTCGAGATCTACCGCAAGGTCTACCGCGACGTGATCAAGCCCGAGCGCGTGGCCGACCTGCTGATCCTGCGCGCCGACATGCCGCGCTCGCTGCACGCCAGCCTCAACGAAGTGGTGAGCAACCTCGCGATGGTGGCCAACGACCAGTCGTCCGAAACCCAGCGGCGCGCCGGCAAGCTGCGCGCCGACCTGCAGTACGGCCACATCGAGGAAATCCTCGCCACGGGCCTGCATGCCTTCCTCACGCAGTTCCTCGACCGCGTGAACGAGCTGGGCGCGCGCATCAGCCGCGATTTCCTGATTCCGGCGACGGCCTGAGGCGTCGGGCCGGTGGCGCGCTCACCCCGGGCGCTTCACATGAACTCGCATTTGGCGACGTTGCCGGGCTGCACCGCCAGCAGCAGGCCGAACTCGCTGCCGGCGCCCGGCTCGAGGTTGATGAAGCGGCGCGGCACGAAGGGCGGCATGGCGCACACGTCCAGCGGGTCAAGGTCGACCGAGTGCTCCTGGTTCAGCCCCCAGATCACGCGCCAGCGGCCCTTGAGCGCGACAAAGGTTTCGTTGGTGTCGTGGTTGTGCAGCTTCGGGCCATTGCCGGGCTTGGCCTCGACATACGACATCTGAAAGCCTTCCTCGATCGGGATGGCCGACATCGGGTCCTTGCCGCCGTCGACGATCAGCCCCTGGCCGACGACCAGGTAGTTGCGCCGCTCGTGGCCGGGCAGCAGGCTGTCGGGGTAGCGGTCGGGCGGGTACTTGAGCGACTTGAAGCGGGCCACGCGCTGCTCCATCTGCTGCGGGGACACGGTCCGGATTTCCATCTCGTAGTTCTTGGTGGTTGTCATGGGTTGCTTTCCTTTCGTGATGAGGGGGTGAACAGGGCTTACTCGCCCAGCCGGACACCGGCTGCCTTGACGAGGCGGTCCCACTTGGTGATTTCGGCCGTGACGAAGCTGCTGAACTCGGGTACCGAGTACAGGCGCACCTCCGAGCCCGTGCGCGCCAGCGCGTCCTTCACGTCGGGCTGGTTGCTGGCGGAGACGATGGCCTGGTTCAACTGTTCGACGATGGCGGTGGGCGTGCCGGCCGGCGCGAAGATGCCGCCCCAGACGACCAGGTCGAGCCCGGGGTAGCCGAGCTCGATCAGCGTGGGCGTCTGCGGCAGAAAGGGGTTGCGGCGCGTGCCCGCGATCGCCAGCGCGCGGGCCTTGCCGCTGTTGATGTGCGCAACGGTTTCGGCGGGGTAGCCCACCATGCCGTCGATCTGCCCGCCCAGCACGTCGTTCATGGCCAGGGCCGTGCCCTTGTAGTAGACGATGTTGAGGTCCACGGCCGCGGCTTTCTGGAACGAGGCCATCACCACCTGCTGGAAGGCATTGACCGAGGCCCAGTTCACCTGGCCCGGCCGGGCCTTGGCGGCCTCGACCAGCCCGGGCAGGCTGGTGAGCCTGGAAGCGTTGCTGGCGATCAGCACCGGGTTGGTCGTGAACAGCAGCCCGACCGGCAGGAAGTCCCGGGCCGGGTCGAAGCGCATCTTCATGCCCCCGGGCTTGTTGATGGCCATCTCGCTGGTGGTGCCGGCATACAGCGTGTAGCCGTCGGCCGCGGCCTTGGCCACCGTTTCCCCCGCGATGTTGCCGCTGGCGCCCGGACGGTTCTCCACCACGAAGGACTGGCCGAGATCGGCCGTCAGTTTCAGGGCCACACGGCGCGCGGCGACATCGGTGGCGCTGCCCGGCGGGAAGCCCACGACGATGCGCACGGGCTTGCTGGGGTATTTGTCGGGCTGGGCCGTGGCAGCGAGGCTCAGCGCCGCGAGCAGCAGGCCGAGCAGGGGAGAGGGCAGGCGAAAGGTCATGGGCAGGGTCTCCAGCGTGGAATGTTGTGGTCTGTCAAAGCGAGCGGATTATGCGAACGGCATGCGGCGCTGCCCATCACCGGCGGCGCATGTGCGCATGGCGCTGCATGCATGCCGCCGGGCCGCAGAATCCCGGCATGGAAACGAAACAAGACGAGAAACTGCCCATCGACCTGGTCGAGCTTGCCGTGCAAGATCCGCGGCTGCGCATCCGCGAGTTCACGCTCGACGTGGCGGGCCGCCGCGTGCCCGCGCGGCTCTGGTCGGCGCGCCAGGCCGCCGGGCCGGCCCCGCTGGTGCTGGTGGGCCATGGCGGCAGCGGCCACAAGGCCTCGCAGCTGGTGCTGGACATCGCGGCGCTGCTGGCCGGCGACCACGGCTTCGTGGTGGCGGCCATCGACGGGCCGGTGCATGGCGCGCGCCGCGCCAGCTTCGCGGACGGGCCGGTGGTGCGGCAGGCCTTCCGCGAGCTGTGGGCCGCGGGTACGAGCATCGACGCCATGGTGGACGACTGGCGCGCGGTCACCGACGTGCTGTGCCGCCTGCCCGAGGTCGATGCTTCCGCGCTGGGCTGGTACGGCATCTCGATGGGCACGGCCTACGGCATTCCCGTGGTGGCCGCCGATGCGCGCATCCGCGCCGCGGTGCTGGGGATGTGGGGCACCTGCCGCGCCGGCAGCGAGCGCCTGGTGACCGATGGGCGCAGGATCGGCTGCCCGGTGCTGTTCCAGCAGAAGACCGATGACGAGGTGTTCACCCCGGCGGGCCAGGCCGACCTGTACGCGCAGATCGGCAGTGAGCGCAAGGAGCTGCGTCTCTACCCGGGCCGGCACACCGATCCCGAGGGGGCACAACTGGCCGATATTGCGCAGTTCCTGGTGCGGCAGCTGCGGCCGGAGGCTTAAGGCGCGGCCAGCGGCGCGGCAACCTGCTTGAACTGCTGGCGCAGCCAGCGGTGGGCCGGGTTGTTCTGCATGCGTTCGTGCCAGAACATCGAGGTGTGTACGTCGTCCAGCGGCAGCGGCGGCGCCAGCACCTGCAGCGCGAGCTGCTGCGCGAAGTGCCGCGCAATGCGTTCGGGAATCGTGGCCAGCAGGTCGGACCCGGCCACGACGGCCGGCGACGACAGGGTCGACGGCAGCCGCGCGCCGATGGCGCGGACCATGCCGGCGCGCGACAGGGTTTCGTCGACCAGGGTCTCGATGGTCGAGCCCCCGGTGCGGCCCAGCGCATACATGGCGTGGGGCGAGCCGACGTAC
This Variovorax terrae DNA region includes the following protein-coding sequences:
- a CDS encoding DNA internalization-related competence protein ComEC/Rec2, which translates into the protein MQNTGHQEGAACGGLEAALAGFVAGTALQLQQPALWPWPVYAALVLAALALGAWLVMRAGAGRGRRRWAWTALVAFAALAFGGCGLRALVFTAGALPPALEGRDLAVTGVVAAMPQRNESGLRFRLAVESARLDGVPIRLPPLLELGWYGDERAQRQPGDLKAGERWQMTVRLKAPHGGSNPHGFDYELWLWEQGVQATGYVRSGAKDPPPRRLGQTWRHPVERARQAVRDEVFERVDDRKSAGVLAALITGDQNAIDRADWDVFRATGVAHLMSISGLHVTMFAWVAAGLVGWLWRRSARLCLLFPAPGAAWIGGVLLAGAYAVFSGWGVPAQRTLWMLATAALLRLSGRRWPWPQQWLLVMAVVVAVDPWALLQAGFWLSFVAVGVLFATDSGAGNDRPTRTSGRFLSFFREQWVITLALTPLTLLLFSQVSLVGLLANALAIPWVTLVVTPLALLGVLWAPLWGPAAWALQALAVFLQWLAGWPWATLSTATPALWASAAGVLGGLLLAMRLPWSLRALGLPLLLPVLLWQAPRPAPGQFELLAADIGQGNAVIVRTAGHTLVFDAGPRFSRESDAGHRVLVPLLRALGERVDTLVLSHRDSDHTGGAAAVLAMQPQAALLSSIEAGHELQALRPATRCVAGQSWDWDGVAFEVLHPQAGDYEAPAKPNALSCVLRLSNGAATALLAGDIEAPQEARLVQDAAALEADVLLVPHHGSRTSSSAAFLDAVQPQIALVQAGYRNRFGHPAPAVLERYAQRDVRVVDSVHCGAATWNSDQPQRLRCQREAGRRYWHHLVP
- a CDS encoding circularly permuted type 2 ATP-grasp protein encodes the protein MQKFDEMYAKLPYDSGSVREHYRGYGQWLARQPGDTMRARREEAELIFRRVGITFAVYGAKDEDGAGTERLIPFDLIPRIIPAHEWASMERGLVQRVTALNRFIHDVYHEQEIIKAGVIPSDQILQNAQFRPEMMGVNVPGEIYSHISGIDIVRAPNARGEGEYYVLEDNLRVPSGVSYMLEDRKMMMRLFPDLFSQHRVAPVAHYPDLLLETLRASCPATTAEPTVVVLTPGMYNSAYFEHAFLAQQMGVELVEGQDLFVKDNFVYMRTTRGPKRVDVIYRRVDDDFLDPLVFRPTSTLGCAGLLGVYRAGNVSICNAVGTGVADDKSIYPYVPKMIEFYLGEKPILNNVPTYQCRNSEDLQYTLAHLKDLVVKEVHGAGGYGMLVGPAATTAEIEDFRRALLANPGGYIAQPTLSLSSCPTFVDSGIAPRHIDLRPFVLSGKEVQMVPGGLTRVALKEGSLVVNSSQGGGTKDTWILEEGPRVAPHPSPSQFQSQSQSASSAPRS
- a CDS encoding alpha-E domain-containing protein; amino-acid sequence: MLSRTADHLFWMSRYTERAENTARMLDVNYQTSLLPQSAAVAQVGWQGLLSISELLPSYGALYGEVASDKVMEFMVKDEDNPSSIISCLRAARENARAVRGTLTTEVWETQNQTWLEVNRMLRSGEFERDPGQFFEWVKFRSHLSRGVTVGTMLMDEALHFMRLGTFLERADNTARLVDVKFHAVQSDFFGAATEQDQEYDFYHWSAILRSVSGFEIYRKVYRDVIKPERVADLLILRADMPRSLHASLNEVVSNLAMVANDQSSETQRRAGKLRADLQYGHIEEILATGLHAFLTQFLDRVNELGARISRDFLIPATA
- a CDS encoding Bug family tripartite tricarboxylate transporter substrate binding protein; protein product: MTFRLPSPLLGLLLAALSLAATAQPDKYPSKPVRIVVGFPPGSATDVAARRVALKLTADLGQSFVVENRPGASGNIAGETVAKAAADGYTLYAGTTSEMAINKPGGMKMRFDPARDFLPVGLLFTTNPVLIASNASRLTSLPGLVEAAKARPGQVNWASVNAFQQVVMASFQKAAAVDLNIVYYKGTALAMNDVLGGQIDGMVGYPAETVAHINSGKARALAIAGTRRNPFLPQTPTLIELGYPGLDLVVWGGIFAPAGTPTAIVEQLNQAIVSASNQPDVKDALARTGSEVRLYSVPEFSSFVTAEITKWDRLVKAAGVRLGE
- a CDS encoding alpha/beta hydrolase; the protein is METKQDEKLPIDLVELAVQDPRLRIREFTLDVAGRRVPARLWSARQAAGPAPLVLVGHGGSGHKASQLVLDIAALLAGDHGFVVAAIDGPVHGARRASFADGPVVRQAFRELWAAGTSIDAMVDDWRAVTDVLCRLPEVDASALGWYGISMGTAYGIPVVAADARIRAAVLGMWGTCRAGSERLVTDGRRIGCPVLFQQKTDDEVFTPAGQADLYAQIGSERKELRLYPGRHTDPEGAQLADIAQFLVRQLRPEA